The following are from one region of the Streptomyces fradiae genome:
- the gyrB gene encoding DNA topoisomerase (ATP-hydrolyzing) subunit B — protein MLCQKGRFVADSGNPNENNQYTASNIQVLEGLDAVRKRPGMYIGSTGERGLHHMVQEVVDNSVDEALAGHADTIDVTILADGGVRVVDNGRGIPVGIVASEGKPAVEVVLTVLHAGGKFGGGGYAVSGGLHGVGVSVVNALSTKVSVEIKTDGHRWTQDYKMGVPTAPLAQHEATGETGTSVTFWSDPDIFETVEYSFETLSRRFQEMAFLNKGLTITLTDERESAKATVGADDPDAEAAAEPAARTVKYHYEGGIVDFVTYLNSRKGELIHPSVIDVEAEDKERTLSVEIAMQWNSSYSEGVYSFANTIHTHEGGTHEEGFRAALTTLVNKYARDKKLLREKDDNLTGDDIREGLTAIISVKLGEPQFEGQTKTKLGNTEAKTFVQKVVHEHLTDWFDRNPVEAADIIRKGINAATARVAARKARDLTRRKGLLESASLPGKLSDCQSNDPTKCEIFIVEGDSAGGSAKSGRNPMYQAILPIRGKILNVEKARVDKILQNTEVQALISAFGTGVHEDFDIEKLRYHKIILMADADVDGQHINTLLLTFLFRFMRPLVEAGHVYLSRPPLYKIKWGRDDFEYAYSDRERDALVELGKQNGKRIREDSIQRFKGLGEMNAEELRVTTMDVEHRVLGQVTLDDAAQADDLFSVLMGEDVEARRSFIQRNAKDVRFLDI, from the coding sequence GTGCTGTGCCAGAAAGGGCGCTTCGTGGCCGATTCCGGCAACCCCAACGAGAACAACCAGTACACCGCCAGCAACATCCAGGTCCTCGAAGGCCTGGATGCCGTGCGCAAGCGCCCTGGCATGTACATCGGCTCGACCGGCGAGCGCGGCCTGCACCACATGGTGCAGGAGGTCGTCGACAACTCGGTCGACGAGGCCCTGGCCGGGCACGCGGACACCATCGACGTGACGATCCTGGCCGACGGCGGCGTGCGTGTCGTCGACAACGGCCGTGGCATCCCGGTCGGCATCGTGGCCTCCGAGGGCAAGCCGGCCGTCGAGGTCGTGCTGACCGTGCTGCACGCGGGCGGCAAGTTCGGCGGCGGCGGCTACGCCGTCTCCGGCGGTCTGCACGGTGTCGGCGTCTCCGTCGTGAACGCGCTGTCCACGAAGGTCTCCGTCGAGATCAAGACCGACGGCCACCGCTGGACGCAGGACTACAAGATGGGCGTCCCGACCGCGCCCCTCGCGCAGCACGAGGCCACCGGCGAGACCGGCACCTCGGTCACCTTCTGGTCCGACCCGGACATCTTCGAGACGGTCGAGTACTCCTTCGAGACGCTCTCGCGCCGCTTCCAGGAGATGGCCTTCCTCAACAAGGGCCTCACCATCACGCTCACCGACGAGCGCGAGTCCGCGAAGGCGACCGTGGGCGCCGACGACCCGGACGCCGAGGCGGCCGCCGAGCCCGCCGCCCGTACGGTGAAGTACCACTACGAGGGCGGCATCGTCGACTTCGTGACGTACCTCAACTCGCGCAAGGGCGAGCTGATCCACCCCAGCGTCATCGACGTCGAGGCCGAGGACAAGGAGCGCACGCTCTCGGTCGAGATCGCGATGCAGTGGAACTCCTCGTACAGCGAGGGTGTGTACTCCTTCGCCAACACGATCCACACCCACGAGGGCGGTACGCACGAGGAGGGCTTCCGCGCGGCGCTGACGACGCTCGTCAACAAGTACGCGCGCGACAAGAAGCTGCTCCGCGAGAAGGACGACAACCTCACCGGCGACGACATCCGCGAGGGTCTGACCGCGATCATCTCGGTCAAGCTCGGCGAGCCGCAGTTCGAGGGCCAGACCAAGACGAAGCTCGGCAACACCGAGGCGAAGACCTTCGTCCAGAAGGTCGTCCACGAGCACCTCACGGACTGGTTCGACCGCAACCCCGTCGAGGCCGCGGACATCATCCGCAAGGGCATCAACGCCGCCACCGCGCGCGTGGCCGCGCGCAAGGCCCGCGACCTGACCCGCCGCAAGGGCCTCCTGGAGTCGGCGTCGCTGCCGGGCAAGCTGTCCGACTGCCAGTCGAACGACCCGACCAAGTGCGAGATCTTCATCGTCGAGGGTGACTCCGCCGGCGGCTCGGCCAAGTCCGGCCGCAACCCGATGTACCAGGCCATCCTGCCGATCCGCGGCAAGATCCTGAACGTCGAGAAGGCCCGGGTCGACAAGATCCTGCAGAACACCGAGGTCCAGGCGCTGATCTCCGCCTTCGGCACCGGTGTCCACGAGGACTTCGACATCGAGAAGCTCCGCTATCACAAGATCATCCTGATGGCGGACGCCGACGTCGACGGCCAGCACATCAACACGCTGCTGCTGACCTTCCTCTTCCGCTTCATGCGCCCGTTGGTCGAGGCCGGTCACGTCTACCTGTCCCGTCCCCCGCTGTACAAGATCAAGTGGGGCCGGGACGACTTCGAGTACGCCTACTCGGACCGCGAGCGCGACGCGCTCGTCGAGCTGGGCAAGCAGAACGGCAAGCGGATCCGCGAGGACTCGATCCAGCGCTTCAAGGGTCTGGGCGAGATGAACGCCGAGGAGCTGCGCGTCACCACCATGGACGTCGAGCACCGGGTGCTCGGCCAGGTCACCCTGGACGACGCCGCCCAGGCCGACGACCTCTTCTCGGTGCTGATGGGCGAGGACGTCGAGGCGCGGCGCTCGTTCATCCAGCGCAACGCCAAGGACGTTCGCTTCCTCGACATCTGA
- a CDS encoding DLW-39 family protein produces MKKLLLVALAAIGGLLVYRQIQADRAEQDLWTEATDSVPAGSGV; encoded by the coding sequence GTGAAGAAGCTTCTCCTGGTCGCACTGGCCGCCATCGGCGGGCTCCTCGTGTACCGCCAGATCCAGGCGGATCGCGCCGAGCAGGATCTGTGGACGGAGGCGACCGACTCCGTGCCCGCAGGTTCGGGTGTGTGA
- the dnaN gene encoding DNA polymerase III subunit beta, whose protein sequence is MKIRVERDVLAEAVAWVARSLPARPPAPVLAGLLLKAEDGALSFSSFDYEVSARVSVEAEVEEDGTVLVSGRLLADICRALPNRPVEISTDGVRATVVCGSSRFTLHTLPVEEYPALPEMPTATGTVPGEVFASAAAQVAIAAGRDDTLPVLTGVRIEIEGDTVTLASTDRYRFAVREFLWKPESPDASAVALVPAKTLLDTAKALTSGDTVTLALSGSGKGEGLIGFEGAGRRTTTRLLEGDLPKYRTLFPTEFNSVAVIETAPFVEAVKRVALVAERNTPVRLSFEQGVLILEAGSSDDAQAVERVDAQLEGDDISIAFNPTFLLDGLSAIDSPVAQLSFTTSTKPALLSGKPALDAEADEAYKYLIMPVRLSG, encoded by the coding sequence GTGAAGATCCGGGTGGAGCGCGATGTACTCGCGGAGGCGGTGGCGTGGGTGGCCCGCAGCCTTCCGGCCCGTCCGCCGGCGCCCGTACTCGCGGGCCTTCTGCTGAAGGCCGAGGACGGCGCGCTGAGCTTCTCCAGCTTCGACTACGAGGTCTCGGCGCGGGTCTCCGTCGAGGCCGAGGTCGAGGAGGACGGCACCGTCCTGGTCTCCGGCCGCCTGCTCGCCGACATCTGCCGCGCTCTCCCCAACCGCCCGGTGGAGATCTCCACAGACGGTGTACGGGCGACCGTGGTCTGCGGCTCGTCCCGCTTCACCCTCCACACCCTGCCTGTGGAGGAGTACCCGGCGCTGCCCGAGATGCCCACCGCCACCGGCACCGTCCCCGGTGAGGTCTTCGCCTCCGCCGCCGCGCAGGTGGCCATCGCCGCCGGCCGTGACGACACGCTGCCCGTCCTCACCGGTGTGCGCATCGAGATCGAGGGCGACACCGTCACCCTGGCCTCCACCGACCGCTACCGCTTCGCGGTCCGCGAGTTCCTGTGGAAGCCGGAGTCCCCGGACGCCTCCGCAGTCGCCCTGGTGCCGGCGAAGACCCTCCTGGACACCGCCAAGGCGCTCACCAGCGGCGACACGGTCACCCTGGCGCTCTCCGGCTCCGGCAAGGGCGAGGGCCTGATCGGCTTCGAGGGCGCCGGCCGCCGCACCACCACCCGGCTGCTCGAGGGCGACCTGCCGAAGTACCGGACGCTCTTCCCCACCGAGTTCAACTCGGTCGCGGTGATCGAGACCGCCCCCTTCGTCGAGGCCGTCAAGCGCGTCGCCCTGGTGGCCGAGCGCAACACCCCGGTCCGGCTCAGCTTCGAGCAGGGCGTGCTCATCCTGGAGGCCGGCTCCAGCGACGACGCACAGGCTGTGGAGCGCGTCGACGCGCAGCTGGAGGGCGACGACATCTCGATCGCCTTCAACCCGACCTTCCTGCTCGACGGCCTGAGCGCCATCGACTCCCCGGTCGCCCAGCTCTCCTTCACGACCTCCACCAAGCCCGCCCTCCTGAGCGGCAAGCCCGCGCTCGACGCGGAGGCGGACGAGGCCTACAAGTACCTGATCATGCCGGTCCGGCTGAGCGGCTGA
- the gyrA gene encoding DNA gyrase subunit A, with product MADDNTPVNTENTGTAEEEEPQLRIEPVGLETEMQRSYLDYAMSVIVSRALPDVRDGLKPVHRRVLYAMYDGGYRPEKGFYKCARVVGDVMGTYHPHGDTSIYDALVRLAQPWSMRMPLVDSNGNFGSPGNDPAAAMRYTECKMAPLSMEMVRDIDEETVDFQDNYDGRNQEPTVLPARFPNLLVNGSAGIAVGMATNIPPHNLREVAEGAQWYLANPEASHEELLDALIERIKGPDFPTGALVVGRKGIEEAYRTGRGSITMRAVVEVEEIQNRQCLVVTELPYQVNPDNLAQKIADLVKDGKVGGIADVRDETSSRTGQRLVIVLKRDAVAKVVLNNLYKHTDLQTNFGANMLALVDGVPRTLSLDAFIRHWVTHQIEVIVRRTRFRLRKAEERAHILRGLLKALDAIDEVIALIRRSETVEVARAGLMDLLTIDEIQANAILEMQLRRLAALERQKIVAEHDELQAKINEYNAILASPEKQRAIVSEELAAIVDKFGDDRRSQLVPFDGDMSIEDLIAEEDIVVTITRGGYVKRTKTEDYRSQKRGGKGVRGTKLKQDDIVDHFFVSTTHHWLLFFTNKGRVYRVKAYELPDAGRDARGQHVANLLAFQPDEQIAQILAIRDYEAAPYLVLATKAGLVKKTALKDYDSPRSGGVIAINLREREDGSDDELIGAELVSAEDDLLLVSKKAQSIRFTATDDALRPMGRATSGVKGMSFREDDELLSMNVVRPGTFVFTATDGGYAKRTAVDEYRVQGRGGLGIKAAKIVEDRGSLVGALVVEETDEILAITLSGGVIRTRVNEVRETGRDTMGVQLINLGKRDAVVGIARNAEGGEDEDADEAVETTEAGAVETAGAVETAEAVEGTEPATGEHEE from the coding sequence ATGGCCGACGACAACACTCCTGTGAACACCGAGAACACCGGGACCGCGGAAGAGGAGGAGCCGCAGCTGCGGATCGAGCCCGTCGGGCTCGAGACCGAGATGCAGCGCTCGTACCTCGACTACGCGATGTCCGTCATCGTGTCCCGCGCGCTGCCCGACGTCCGCGACGGCCTCAAGCCGGTGCACCGCCGCGTGCTGTACGCGATGTACGACGGCGGCTACCGGCCCGAGAAGGGCTTCTACAAGTGCGCCCGCGTCGTCGGCGACGTCATGGGTACGTATCACCCGCACGGCGACACCTCGATCTACGACGCCCTCGTCCGCCTCGCCCAGCCCTGGTCGATGCGGATGCCGCTCGTCGACTCCAACGGCAACTTCGGCTCCCCGGGCAACGACCCGGCCGCCGCCATGCGCTACACCGAGTGCAAGATGGCGCCGCTGTCGATGGAGATGGTCCGGGACATCGACGAGGAGACCGTCGACTTCCAGGACAACTACGACGGCCGCAACCAGGAGCCGACGGTCCTCCCGGCCCGGTTCCCGAACCTGCTGGTCAACGGCTCCGCCGGCATCGCCGTCGGCATGGCGACCAACATCCCGCCGCACAACCTGCGCGAGGTCGCCGAGGGCGCCCAGTGGTACCTGGCCAACCCCGAGGCCAGCCACGAGGAGCTGCTCGACGCGCTCATCGAGCGCATCAAGGGCCCGGACTTCCCCACCGGCGCGCTCGTCGTCGGCCGCAAGGGCATCGAGGAGGCGTACCGCACCGGCCGCGGCTCCATCACCATGCGCGCGGTCGTCGAGGTCGAGGAGATCCAGAACCGCCAGTGCCTGGTGGTCACCGAGCTGCCCTATCAGGTCAACCCGGACAACCTCGCGCAGAAGATCGCCGACCTGGTGAAGGACGGCAAGGTCGGCGGCATCGCCGACGTCCGCGACGAGACCTCGTCCCGGACCGGCCAGCGCCTGGTCATCGTGCTCAAGCGGGACGCCGTCGCCAAGGTCGTCCTCAACAACCTCTACAAGCACACCGACCTGCAGACGAACTTCGGCGCCAACATGCTGGCGCTCGTCGACGGCGTGCCGCGCACCCTCTCCCTGGACGCGTTCATCCGCCACTGGGTGACGCACCAGATCGAGGTCATCGTGCGCCGGACGCGCTTCCGGCTGCGCAAGGCCGAGGAGCGCGCCCACATCCTGCGCGGTCTGCTCAAGGCGCTCGACGCGATCGACGAGGTCATCGCCCTCATCCGGCGCAGCGAGACCGTCGAGGTCGCCCGCGCGGGCCTGATGGACCTGCTCACGATCGACGAGATCCAGGCCAACGCCATCCTCGAGATGCAGCTGCGCCGGCTCGCCGCCCTGGAGCGCCAGAAGATCGTCGCCGAGCACGACGAGCTCCAGGCGAAGATCAACGAGTACAACGCGATCCTCGCCTCGCCCGAGAAGCAGCGCGCGATCGTCAGCGAGGAGCTGGCCGCGATCGTCGACAAGTTCGGCGACGACCGCCGCTCGCAGCTGGTGCCCTTCGACGGCGACATGTCCATCGAGGACCTGATCGCCGAGGAGGACATCGTCGTCACCATCACGCGTGGCGGCTATGTGAAGCGGACCAAGACCGAGGACTACCGCTCGCAGAAGCGCGGCGGCAAGGGTGTGCGCGGCACGAAGCTGAAGCAGGACGACATCGTCGACCACTTCTTCGTCTCCACCACGCACCACTGGCTGCTGTTCTTCACCAACAAGGGCCGGGTCTACCGGGTCAAGGCGTACGAGCTGCCGGACGCCGGCCGGGACGCCCGCGGCCAGCACGTGGCCAACCTGCTGGCCTTCCAGCCGGACGAGCAGATCGCCCAGATCCTCGCGATCCGCGACTACGAGGCCGCGCCGTACCTGGTGCTCGCCACCAAGGCCGGCCTGGTGAAGAAGACCGCCCTCAAGGACTACGACTCCCCGCGCTCCGGCGGTGTCATCGCGATCAACCTGCGCGAGCGGGAGGACGGCAGCGACGACGAGCTGATCGGCGCCGAGCTGGTGTCCGCCGAGGACGACCTGCTGCTGGTCTCCAAGAAGGCGCAGTCGATCCGCTTCACCGCAACGGACGACGCGCTGCGCCCGATGGGACGCGCCACGTCCGGCGTCAAGGGGATGAGTTTCCGCGAGGACGACGAGCTTCTCTCGATGAATGTCGTCCGGCCGGGTACTTTCGTCTTCACCGCGACCGACGGTGGCTACGCGAAGCGCACCGCCGTCGACGAGTACCGCGTCCAGGGTCGTGGCGGCCTCGGCATCAAGGCCGCCAAGATCGTGGAGGACCGTGGCTCTCTCGTGGGCGCGCTGGTGGTCGAGGAGACGGACGAGATCCTCGCCATCACGTTGTCCGGCGGTGTGATTCGTACGCGAGTCAACGAAGTCAGGGAGACCGGCCGTGACACCATGGGCGTCCAGCTGATCAACCTGGGCAAGCGCGATGCCGTCGTCGGAATCGCCCGCAATGCCGAGGGCGGCGAGGACGAGGATGCCGACGAGGCTGTCGAGACGACCGAGGCTGGGGCTGTCGAGACGGCCGGGGCGGTCGAGACAGCCGAGGCGGTCGAGGGCACGGAGCCCGCGACCGGGGAGCACGAGGAGTAG
- a CDS encoding DUF3566 domain-containing protein — protein MTDTRGQRPSYETYNGPLPGERAGAQQSGPYHPPQAYGTGQQPQGGGAGGTLGGQNAAAQRKARTGARTTPRTRKARLRVAKADPWSVMKVSFLLSIALGICTVVAAAVLWMVMDAMGVFSTVGGTISEATGSNESNGFDLQSFLSLPRVLMFTSVIAVIDVVLMTALATLGAFIYNLSAGFVGGVELTLAEDE, from the coding sequence GTGACGGACACTCGGGGGCAGCGGCCCTCGTACGAGACGTACAACGGGCCACTGCCCGGCGAGCGGGCGGGGGCGCAGCAGAGCGGCCCGTACCACCCGCCGCAGGCCTATGGCACCGGCCAGCAGCCGCAGGGCGGTGGCGCCGGCGGCACCCTGGGCGGCCAGAACGCGGCCGCCCAGCGCAAGGCCCGGACGGGGGCGCGCACCACGCCGCGCACCCGCAAGGCGCGGCTGCGGGTCGCCAAGGCGGACCCGTGGTCGGTGATGAAGGTGAGCTTCCTGCTCTCCATCGCGCTCGGCATCTGCACGGTGGTGGCCGCGGCGGTGCTGTGGATGGTCATGGACGCCATGGGCGTCTTCTCGACCGTCGGCGGCACCATCAGCGAGGCGACCGGCTCCAACGAGTCGAACGGCTTCGACCTGCAGTCCTTCCTGTCGCTGCCGCGCGTCCTGATGTTCACCTCGGTGATCGCGGTGATCGACGTCGTCCTGATGACGGCGCTCGCCACCCTGGGCGCCTTCATCTACAACCTCTCGGCCGGATTCGTGGGCGGCGTCGAGCTCACGCTGGCGGAGGACGAGTGA
- the gnd gene encoding phosphogluconate dehydrogenase (NAD(+)-dependent, decarboxylating): MELGLVGLGKMGGNMRERIRRAGHTVVGYDRNPDLADVHSLEELVGKLKGPRVVWVMVPAGAATQSTVDELAQLLSPGDIVVDGGNSRWTDDEKHAEELAAKGIGFVDCGVSGGVWGLENGYALMYGGDAEHVAKVQPIFDALKPEGEFGSVHAGKVGAGHFAKMVHNGIEYAMMQAYAEGWELLEKVDSVTDVREVFRSWQEGTVIRSWLLDLAVNALDEDEHLDKLRGYASDSGEGRWTVEAAIDNAVPLPAITASLFARFASRQDDSPQMKMIAALRNQFGGHAVETKK; encoded by the coding sequence ATGGAGCTCGGTCTCGTCGGTCTCGGCAAGATGGGCGGCAACATGCGCGAGCGCATTCGCCGCGCCGGCCACACTGTCGTCGGATACGACCGCAACCCGGACCTCGCCGATGTCCACAGCCTCGAAGAGCTTGTGGGCAAGCTCAAGGGTCCGCGCGTCGTGTGGGTCATGGTCCCCGCCGGTGCGGCGACCCAGTCGACCGTCGACGAGCTGGCCCAGCTGCTCTCCCCCGGCGACATCGTCGTGGACGGCGGAAACTCCCGCTGGACGGACGACGAGAAGCACGCCGAGGAGCTCGCCGCCAAGGGCATCGGCTTCGTCGACTGCGGTGTCTCCGGCGGCGTCTGGGGCCTGGAGAACGGCTACGCGCTGATGTACGGCGGCGACGCCGAGCACGTCGCGAAGGTCCAGCCGATCTTCGACGCCCTCAAGCCCGAGGGCGAGTTCGGCTCCGTGCACGCGGGCAAGGTCGGCGCCGGCCACTTCGCGAAGATGGTCCACAACGGCATCGAGTACGCGATGATGCAGGCCTACGCCGAGGGCTGGGAGCTCCTGGAGAAGGTCGACTCCGTGACCGACGTCCGCGAGGTCTTCCGCTCCTGGCAGGAAGGCACCGTCATCCGCTCCTGGCTGCTGGACCTCGCGGTCAACGCCCTCGACGAGGACGAGCACCTGGACAAGCTGCGCGGCTACGCCTCGGACTCCGGCGAGGGCCGGTGGACCGTCGAGGCCGCCATCGACAACGCCGTACCGCTCCCGGCGATCACCGCGTCGCTGTTCGCGCGGTTCGCGTCGCGTCAGGACGACTCGCCGCAGATGAAGATGATCGCCGCACTGCGCAACCAGTTCGGCGGCCACGCGGTCGAGACGAAGAAGTAA
- the recF gene encoding DNA replication/repair protein RecF, with translation MHVTHLSLADFRSYARVEVPLDPGVTAFVGANGQGKTNLVEAVGYLATLGSHRVSSDAPLVRMGAERAVIRAAVTQGERSQLVELELNPGRANRARINRSSQVRPRDVLGIVRTVLFAPEDLALIKGDPGERRRFLDELITARAPRMAGVRSDYERVLKQRNTLLKSAAMARRHGGRSMDMSTLDVWDQHLARAGAELLAQRLDLIGMLRPLADKAYEQLAPGGGPVQLEYKPSAPGSGHTREELYGQLIGALADVRKQEIERGVTLVGPHRDDLLLKLGDLPAKGYASHGESWSYALALRLASYDLLRAEGNEPVLVLDDVFAELDARRRERLAELVAPGEQVLVTAAVDDDVPGVLAGTRYAVAGGAVEKVAAR, from the coding sequence ATGCACGTCACGCATCTGTCGCTGGCCGACTTCCGCTCGTACGCCCGGGTCGAGGTTCCGCTCGATCCGGGCGTCACCGCGTTCGTGGGGGCGAACGGCCAGGGCAAGACCAATCTCGTCGAGGCGGTCGGCTATCTCGCCACCCTCGGCAGCCACCGCGTCTCCTCCGATGCCCCGCTGGTGCGGATGGGCGCGGAGCGGGCGGTCATCCGGGCCGCCGTCACCCAGGGCGAGCGCTCCCAGCTGGTCGAGCTGGAGCTCAACCCGGGGCGCGCGAACCGGGCCCGTATCAACAGGTCCTCGCAGGTCAGGCCGCGGGACGTGCTCGGCATCGTACGGACCGTGCTGTTCGCGCCGGAGGACCTGGCGCTGATCAAGGGCGACCCCGGTGAGCGCCGGCGCTTCCTCGACGAGCTGATCACGGCGCGCGCGCCGCGCATGGCGGGCGTGCGCTCCGACTACGAGCGGGTGCTCAAGCAGCGCAACACGCTCCTGAAGTCCGCCGCCATGGCGCGGCGGCACGGCGGCCGCTCCATGGACATGTCCACGCTCGACGTGTGGGACCAGCACCTGGCCCGGGCCGGCGCCGAGCTGCTGGCCCAGCGGCTCGACCTCATCGGCATGCTCCGCCCGCTCGCCGACAAGGCGTACGAGCAGCTGGCTCCCGGCGGCGGGCCGGTCCAGCTGGAGTACAAGCCCTCCGCACCCGGTTCCGGGCACACCCGGGAGGAGCTGTACGGGCAGCTGATCGGCGCGCTCGCCGACGTACGCAAGCAGGAGATCGAGCGCGGGGTCACGCTGGTCGGACCGCACCGCGACGACCTGCTGCTCAAGCTCGGCGACCTGCCGGCCAAGGGGTACGCGAGCCACGGCGAGTCCTGGTCGTACGCGCTGGCGCTCCGCCTCGCCTCGTACGACCTGCTGCGCGCCGAGGGCAACGAGCCGGTGCTCGTCCTCGACGACGTCTTCGCCGAGCTGGACGCGCGGCGCCGCGAGCGGCTCGCGGAGCTGGTGGCACCGGGCGAGCAGGTGCTCGTGACGGCGGCGGTCGACGACGACGTGCCGGGAGTCCTCGCGGGGACGCGGTACGCGGTGGCGGGCGGCGCGGTGGAGAAGGTGGCGGCGCGGTGA
- a CDS encoding DUF721 domain-containing protein has product MNGESSPQSPQPVDKPSAPEPTGVDLARVALRAAKEQAKARGAAAAQKKQARRGGGLRSGARADGRDPMALGAAINRLITERGWETPAAVGGVMGRWPQIVGEDLAKHCVPLKYDEEPEERVLTVQCDSTVWATQLRLLAPRLVARLNEDLGHGTVRMIKVLGPGGPRRGYGPLRAPGSTGPGDTYG; this is encoded by the coding sequence ATGAACGGCGAGAGTTCCCCACAGTCTCCACAACCTGTGGACAAGCCTTCGGCTCCCGAGCCGACCGGGGTCGACCTCGCCCGCGTCGCGCTGCGCGCCGCCAAGGAGCAGGCGAAGGCGCGGGGCGCGGCCGCCGCGCAGAAGAAGCAGGCCCGGCGCGGCGGCGGACTGCGCTCCGGCGCGCGCGCCGACGGGCGCGACCCGATGGCGCTCGGCGCCGCGATCAACCGGCTGATCACCGAGCGCGGCTGGGAGACGCCGGCGGCGGTGGGCGGGGTCATGGGGCGCTGGCCGCAGATCGTCGGCGAGGACCTGGCGAAGCACTGCGTGCCGCTGAAGTACGACGAGGAGCCGGAGGAGCGGGTGCTCACCGTGCAGTGCGATTCCACGGTGTGGGCGACGCAGCTGAGGCTGCTCGCGCCGAGGCTGGTGGCGCGGCTGAACGAGGACCTCGGGCACGGGACGGTGCGGATGATCAAGGTGCTCGGGCCCGGCGGGCCCCGCCGGGGGTACGGGCCGCTGCGGGCGCCGGGGTCTACGGGGCCCGGGGACACGTACGGCTGA